The following coding sequences are from one Bacteroidia bacterium window:
- a CDS encoding NUDIX hydrolase, which produces MHYICSFKKSTMEALETSRKFTIWKNSLQKSGVILNSMEELSTIRKGNGEVLFSLLRIDAQDNSGTPLLPIVLLRGHFVSVLTCFIEQESGNKFLLLVKQRRVANGEVFYEHPAGMCDSEADPLKVACKEVFEETGFEVRPEQLHAINDEPFYSSPGLLDEGGYFFWCEITLPKKEIEDFKARKTGAAGESEFIETDVVPIEEAFFLMNNTNGMLNLLMYLNARTATFKKKA; this is translated from the coding sequence ATGCACTATATTTGTTCTTTTAAAAAATCAACAATGGAGGCATTAGAAACTTCCCGGAAATTTACAATCTGGAAAAACTCACTTCAAAAATCAGGTGTTATTTTAAATAGTATGGAAGAGCTTTCTACCATTCGTAAAGGGAATGGAGAAGTCCTTTTTTCATTGTTGCGAATTGATGCTCAGGATAATTCAGGGACTCCTTTATTACCTATTGTTTTGCTGCGGGGTCATTTTGTTTCGGTACTTACTTGCTTTATCGAGCAAGAAAGCGGCAATAAATTTTTATTATTAGTAAAACAACGCCGGGTAGCTAACGGAGAAGTTTTTTACGAACATCCTGCCGGAATGTGTGACAGTGAAGCCGACCCCTTGAAAGTAGCCTGCAAAGAAGTCTTTGAAGAAACAGGCTTTGAAGTTAGGCCAGAACAACTGCACGCCATTAACGATGAACCTTTTTATAGCTCCCCCGGCTTATTGGACGAAGGCGGATACTTCTTTTGGTGTGAAATTACCTTGCCTAAAAAAGAAATAGAAGACTTCAAAGCCAGAAAAACCGGCGCTGCCGGAGAAAGCGAATTTATTGAAACAGATGTAGTTCCAATTGAAGAAGCCTTTTTCTTGATGAACAACACCAATGGAATGCTTAATTTACTGATGTACCTCAATGCGCGTACCGCTACATTCAAGAAAAAAGCATAA